A genome region from Populus alba chromosome 3, ASM523922v2, whole genome shotgun sequence includes the following:
- the LOC118028434 gene encoding beta-glucosidase 12 — protein MAALFILILGLLASHAMATTTPNHKIRSLNRHSFPPGFIFGSASAAYQYEGAAFEDDKGPSIWDSFTHNFPDKISDHSSGDVALDQYHRYKEDVKIMKDLGFDSYRFSISWPRILPKGKLSGGVNKQGIKYYNNLINELLANGLKPFVTLFHWDTPQALDDGYSSFLSPEIVEDFADYADICFREFGDRVKHWITLNEPNIFSQGGYAKGNAPNRCSAWQELNCTAGDSSTEPYLVGHNLIKSHASAVRLYKTKYQGTQKGIIGITVASHWFEPYSASIQDLDAAKRSLDFLYGWYMDPVVYGDYPRSMRSIVGRRLPKFTTEESESIKGSFDFIGLNYYTAFYSAQLPASNITHPSYLTDSLATTRSDRNGVLIGPQTGSPWLHVYPKGIQKLLLYTKKKYKDPVIYITENGVSEVNNANLTLKQALHDTMRIDYYSRHLSFLKLAIEAGVKVRGYFAWSLLDNFEWKSGYTVRFGIVYIDYKDGLKRYPKLSARWFQNFLKK, from the exons atggccgCGTTATTCATTCTCATTCTTGGCTTGTTGGCTAGTCATGCTATGGCCACTACCACACCAAACCATAAGATTCGTTCTCTTAATCGTCATAGTTTTCCTCCAGGTTTCATTTTTGGGTCTGCATCTGCAGCTTACCAG TACGAGGGTGCAGCTTTCGAAGATGACAAAGGACCAAGTATTTGGGACTCATTTACACATAATTTTCcag ATAAGATAAGCGATCATAGCAGTGGAGATGTGGCTCTTGATCAATACCATCGTTACAAG GAGGATGTCAAGATCATGAAAGACTTGGGCTTTGATTCCTACAGATTTTCAATCTCATGGCCAAGAATATTGCCAA AAGGGAAGCTAAGTGGGGGCGTGAATAAGCAAGGAATCAAATACTACAACAACCTCATCAATGAGCTCCTAGCAAATG GCTTGAAACCCTTTGTAACTCTCTTCCACTGGGATACTCCTCAAGCCTTAGATGATGGGTATAGCAGTTTCCTAAGTCCTGAGATTGT GGAAGACTTTGCGGATTATGCAGATATTTGTTTTAGAGAGTTTGGAGATAGAGTTAAGCATTGGATCACATTAAATGAACCAAATATTTTTAGTCAAGGTGGCTATGCCAAAGGAAATGCACCAAATCGGTGTTCGGCTTGGCAAGAGTTAAATTGTACCGCCGGAGATTCATCGACAGAGCCCTATTTGGTGGGACACAATCTGATCAAATCTCATGCTTCTGCTGTAAGATTATACAAGACAAAATATCAG GGAACTCAAAAGGGCATAATAGGGATCACAGTAGCATCGCATTGGTTTGAGCCATATTCTGCTTCTATACAGGACCTAGATGCTGCAAAACGATCTCTAGATTTCTTGTACGGATG GTACATGGATCCAGTAGTTTATGGCGATTATCCACGCTCAATGAGGTCTATTGTCGGAAGACGATTGCCCAAATTCACGACGGAGGAATCCGAGTCGATAAAGGGATCATTTGATTTCATTGGATTGAATTACTATACTGCTTTCTATTCGGCCCAGTTGCCTGCATCTAATATTACACATCCAAGCTACTTGACGGACAGTCTTGCCACCACTAGGA GTGACCGTAATGGGGTTCTCATTGGTCCACAG acAGGATCACCTTGGCTCCATGTTTATCCGAAGGGGATTCAGAAGCTTTTGCTTTACACCAAGAAGAAATACAAAGATCCAGTTATTTACATCACTGAGAATG GCGTAAGTGAGGTAAATAATGCCAATTTAACGCTTAAGCAAGCCCTACATGACACCATGAGGATCGATTACTACAGTCGCCATCTCTCTTTCTTGAAATTAGCAATCGA gGCGGGTGTCAAGGTGAGGGGATACTTTGCATGGTCACTATTGGATAATTTTGAATGGAAATCAGGCTACACAGTTAGATTTGGGATCGTTTATATTGATTATAAAGATGGATTAAAGAGATATCCAAAACTCTCAGCTCGTTGGTTTCAAAACTTTCTCAAGAAATAA
- the LOC118028492 gene encoding beta-glucosidase 12 isoform X1, translated as MKEMDLDAYRFSISWSRILPNGKLSGGVNREGIQYYNNLINELLANGIQPFVTLFHWDLPHTLEDEYGGFLSPRIVKDYEDYAEICFKEFGDRVKYWITLNEPWTYSMGGYAAGLLAPGRCSDWQGLNCAGGDSATEPYLAAHYQLLAHARAVHLYKKKYQKTQKGVIGITLISQWFVPFSDAKHDQNAAKRALDFMLGWFMDPLTNGDYPHTMRSLVGDRLPKFSREQSEMIKGSFDFLGLNYYTTNYAAYTPHSNSRNASYLTDSRANLSTERHGVLIGPKAASDWLYIYPRGIRDLLLYVKREYRNPLIYITENGVDEFNNGSLTLKEALVDTMRVDYYYHHLDFLRRSIKDGVNVKGYFAWSLLDNFEWYAGYTVRFGINYVDYKDGLKRYPKLSAHWFKSFLKK; from the exons ATGAAGGAGATGGATTTGGATGCCTATAGATTTTCAATATCATGGTCTAGAATATTACCAA ATGGAAAGCTAAGTGGAGGTGTTAATAGAGAAGGAATCCAATACTACAACAATCTCATCAATGAGCTACTAGCCAATG GCATACAACCATTCGTAACTCTCTTTCATTGGGATCTCCCCCATACCTTAGAGGATGAGTATGGAGGTTTCTTAAGCCCTAGAATTGT GAAGGATTATGAGGACTATGCAGAGATTTGTTTCAAAGAATTTGGCGATAGAGTGAAGTACTGGATCACTTTGAATGAACCATGGACCTATAGCATGGGTGGTTATGCTGCAGGTTTGCTGGCACCAGGCCGGTGTTCAGATTGGCAAGGACTCAATTGTGCTGGTGGCGATTCAGCAACAGAGCCATATTTGGCAGCACATTATCAGCTTCTTGCCCATGCCAGAGCTGTGCATTTGTACAAGAAGAAATATCAG AAAACTCAAAAGGGAGTGATAGGGATCACATTAATTTCTCAATGGTTCGTGCCATTTTCTGACGCCAAACATGACCAGAATGCTGCCAAGCGGGCACTGGATTTCATGTTGGGATG GTTCATGGATCCATTGACAAATGGTGATTATCCGCACACAATGCGATCTCTTGTTGGAGACCGATTGCCTAAATTCTCTCGAGAGCAATCCGAAATGATAAAAGGATCATTTGATTTTCTTGGGTTGAATTACTATACTACTAATTATGCAGCTTATACGCCCCATTCTAATTCTCGGAATGCAAGCTATTTAACAGATTCTCGTGCTAATCTTTCAA CTGAGCGGCATGGTGTTTTGATAGGTCCAAAG GCAGCTTCAGATTGGCTTTACATCTATCCAAGAGGAATTCGAGACCTTTTGCTCTATGTGAAGAGAGAGTACAGAAATCCACTCATTTACATCACTGAAAATG GTGTTGATGAATTTAATAATGGTTCGTTGACTCTTAAAGAGGCCCTTGTTGACACCATGAGGGTTgattactattatcatcatCTTGACTTCCTTCGAAGATCAATCAA GGATGGTGTAAATGTGAAAGGATACTTTGCATGGTCGTTATTGGATAACTTTGAATGGTATGCAGGTTACACCGTGCGATTTGGCATCAACTATGTAGATTATAAAGATGGATTGAAGAGATATCCTAAACTTTCAGCTCACTGGTTTAAGAGCTTCCTCAAAAAATAG
- the LOC118028501 gene encoding uncharacterized protein encodes MGRGRGKGKKLTVSNHDDTGSGEEEKIPAQKRRGRPQKPLKDDIDEEEVEKIEDEDVEKGKTDITSKDSKSPTAAENGKKRKRYSQAKEKPDSVKEENGVGTRSSTDDSTKSNGFRHNGSRRKSKPRRAAEAGVECK; translated from the coding sequence ATGGGTAGAGgcagaggaaaaggaaagaagttgACTGTTAGCAATCATGATGATACTGGAAGTGGCGAGGAAGAGAAAATTCCAGCACAGAAGAGAAGGGGAAGGCCACAAAAACCGCTGAAAGATGACATCGATGAGGAGGAagttgaaaaaattgaagatgaagatgTAGAGAAAGGAAAAACTGACATCACAAGCAAAGATTCAAAAAGTCCAACAGCAGCAGAAAATGGAAAGAAGAGGAAGCGATATTCACAGGCAAAGGAGAAACCAGATTCAGTAAAGGAAGAAAATGGTGTTGGAACCAGATCAAGTACTGATGACTCAACCAAGTCTAATGGTTTTCGTCATAATGGAAGTAGGCGGAAAAGCAAGCCTCGTCGGGCTGCTGAAGCAGGTGTGGAATGTAAGTGA
- the LOC118028469 gene encoding DNA topoisomerase 6 subunit B isoform X1 — MEIGGRSESQNETKKGKSKTPRKPKESLLKQKSPAEFFAENKNIAGFDNPGKSLYTTVRELVENSLDSAEAISELPVVEITIEEIGKSKFNSMIGLVDRERVDAQLYDDYETAKAREKRLAKEARAQEAQSKNAALGKKVKDQSTMKGMKGRGEASFYRVTCKDNGKGMPHDDIPNMFGRVLSGTKYGLKQTRGKFGLGAKMALIWSKMSTGLPIEISSSMKAQSYISFCRLDIDIHRNIPHIHLHEKRNNDDWWHGAEIQVVIEGNWTTYRSKILHYMRQMAVITPYAQFLFRFISDAPDKNVTIKFARRTDVMPPVPLETKHHPSSVDLLLIKRLIAETSKQNLLQFLQHEFVNIGKSLAERLIGEMGPEFSPKMVVKSLTDQQIVRINQLFRQAKFDDPTGDCLSPAGEYNLRLGIIKELHPDMVATYSGSAQVFEGHPFIVEAGVSVGGKDVKQGLNIFRFANRIPLLFEQGADVVTRTALKRINWGSYKINQTQDKIGVFVSVVSTKIPFKGTGKEYIGDDINEIATAVKSAIQQCCIQLKSKIIKKMLAREQQERKRNLSRYIPDATNAVYDVLKHMSQSHASKKKRYSGEEAEILSNITANLITKETIKEKLAEHVEKVDHEMALEYATQSGVTEEPREDVFIQTLDPENKFIEFQSPIFVFRLVC, encoded by the exons ATGGAAATTGGAGGAAGAAGTGAAAGCcaaaatgaaacaaagaaaGGCAAATCAAAGACTCCAAGGAAACCCAAAGAAAGCCTTCTCAAACAAA aatcTCCAGCTGAGTTTTTCGCAGAGAACAAGAACATTGCCGGGTTTGATAAT CCAGGGAAATCTCTTTATACTACAGTGAGAGAACTTGTAGAAAATTCGCTTGATTCGGCGGAAGCGATATCCGAACTTCCTGTCGTAGAAATTACGAT TGAGGAGATAGGGAAAAGTAAGTTTAATTCAATGATTGGTCTTGTTGATCGAGAGCGTGTTGATGCGCAACTTTATGATGATTACGAGACAGCTAAGGCTCGtgag AAAAGATTGGCGAAGGAAGCTCGTGCTCAAGAAGCGCAGTCGAAGAATGCTGCTCTTGGGAAGAAAGTAAAAGATCAATCGACTATGAAGGGCATGAAGGGTCGAGGTGAGGCCTCATTTTACAGAGTAACATGCAAG GACAATGGAAAAGGAATGCCACATGATGATATCCCAAATATGTTCGGACGAG TTTTGTCCGGGACAAAGTATGGTCTCAAGCAGACTCGTGGCAAGTTTGGTCTTGGTGCCAAAATG GCATTGATATGGTCTAAAATGAGTACAGGGCTTCCTATAGAGATCTCATCATCAATGAAGGCCCAAAGCTATATTTCATTCTGCAGGCTGGATATAGATATTCATCG GAACATTCCTCACATTCATTTACATGAAAAACGGAACAATGATGATTGGTGGCATGGAGCTGAAATTCAAGTTGTTATTGAGGGAAATTGGACAACTTATCGT TCCAAGATATTGCATTACATGCGGCAAATGGCTGTTATCACTCCTTATGCCCAATTTCTTTTCAGATTTATATCAGATGCACCAGA TAAGAATGTTACTATAAAATTTGCACGGAGAACTGATGTGATGCCTCCAGTTCCTCTTGAGACAAAACACCATCCATCATCTGTTGATTTACTGCTGATCAAACGCCTCATTGCAGAAACTTCAAAACAGAATCTTTTGCAGTTTCTACAGCATGAATTTGTAAACATAGGAAAGTCACTTGCTGAACGATTAATTG GGGAAATGGGTCCAGAATTTAGCCCAAAAATGGTTGTAAAGTCTCTGACTGATCAGCAGATAGTTCGCATCAATCAGTTGTTTCGCCAAGCCAAGTTTGACGACCCTACTGGTGAT TGTCTTAGTCCTGCAGGGGAATACAATCTTCGTCTTGGAATTATAAAGGAGCTGCATCCAGATATGGTTGCAACTTATTCAGGCAG TGCTCAAGTATTTGAGGGTCACCCATTTATTGTAGAAGCCGGTGTCAGTGTGGGTGGAAAGGATGTTAAGCAA GGCTTGAATATATTTCGATTTGCAAACCGCATTCCACTTCTATTTGAGCAAGGTGCAGATGTTGTCACTAGGACTGCACTTAAGAGAATCAA TTGGGGGAGTTACAAGATTAACCAGACGCAGGATAAAATTGGTGTCTTTGTCAGTGTCGTGAGCACAAAAATCCCCTTTAAAGGGACTGGCAAGGAGTATATTGGAGATGATATTAACGAGATAGCTACAGCTGTgaag TCTGCCATTCAGCAATGCTGCATCCagctaaaatccaaaattataaagaaaatgctGGCCCGTGAGCAACAGGAGAGAAAACGAAATCTAAGCAG GTATATTCCTGATGCTACCAATGCTGTATATGATGTTTTGAAACACATGTCACAGTCACATGCATCAAAGAAGAAGCGTTACAGCGGTGAGGAAGCAGAAATACTTAGCAACATAACAGCTAATTTGATAACAAAAGAGACAATCAAGGAAAAGCTTGCTGAGCATGTTGAAAAG GTGGACCATGAAATGGCATTGGAATACGCGACACAAAGTGGAGTGACCGAAGAACCTAGAGAAGATGTATTCATCCAAACCCTTGATCCTGAAAATAAGTTCATCGAATTCCAAAGTCCCATCTTTGTTTTCAGACTAGTATGTTAG
- the LOC118028469 gene encoding DNA topoisomerase 6 subunit B isoform X2, producing MKQRKANQRLQGNPKKAFSNKNLQLSFSQRTRTLPGLIIYCEFQPGKSLYTTVRELVENSLDSAEAISELPVVEITIEEIGKSKFNSMIGLVDRERVDAQLYDDYETAKAREKRLAKEARAQEAQSKNAALGKKVKDQSTMKGMKGRGEASFYRVTCKDNGKGMPHDDIPNMFGRVLSGTKYGLKQTRGKFGLGAKMALIWSKMSTGLPIEISSSMKAQSYISFCRLDIDIHRNIPHIHLHEKRNNDDWWHGAEIQVVIEGNWTTYRSKILHYMRQMAVITPYAQFLFRFISDAPDKNVTIKFARRTDVMPPVPLETKHHPSSVDLLLIKRLIAETSKQNLLQFLQHEFVNIGKSLAERLIGEMGPEFSPKMVVKSLTDQQIVRINQLFRQAKFDDPTGDCLSPAGEYNLRLGIIKELHPDMVATYSGSAQVFEGHPFIVEAGVSVGGKDVKQGLNIFRFANRIPLLFEQGADVVTRTALKRINWGSYKINQTQDKIGVFVSVVSTKIPFKGTGKEYIGDDINEIATAVKSAIQQCCIQLKSKIIKKMLAREQQERKRNLSRYIPDATNAVYDVLKHMSQSHASKKKRYSGEEAEILSNITANLITKETIKEKLAEHVEKVDHEMALEYATQSGVTEEPREDVFIQTLDPENKFIEFQSPIFVFRLVC from the exons atgaaacaaagaaaGGCAAATCAAAGACTCCAAGGAAACCCAAAGAAAGCCTTCTCAAACAAA aatcTCCAGCTGAGTTTTTCGCAGAGAACAAGAACATTGCCGGGTTTGATAAT TTATTGTGAATTTCAGCCAGGGAAATCTCTTTATACTACAGTGAGAGAACTTGTAGAAAATTCGCTTGATTCGGCGGAAGCGATATCCGAACTTCCTGTCGTAGAAATTACGAT TGAGGAGATAGGGAAAAGTAAGTTTAATTCAATGATTGGTCTTGTTGATCGAGAGCGTGTTGATGCGCAACTTTATGATGATTACGAGACAGCTAAGGCTCGtgag AAAAGATTGGCGAAGGAAGCTCGTGCTCAAGAAGCGCAGTCGAAGAATGCTGCTCTTGGGAAGAAAGTAAAAGATCAATCGACTATGAAGGGCATGAAGGGTCGAGGTGAGGCCTCATTTTACAGAGTAACATGCAAG GACAATGGAAAAGGAATGCCACATGATGATATCCCAAATATGTTCGGACGAG TTTTGTCCGGGACAAAGTATGGTCTCAAGCAGACTCGTGGCAAGTTTGGTCTTGGTGCCAAAATG GCATTGATATGGTCTAAAATGAGTACAGGGCTTCCTATAGAGATCTCATCATCAATGAAGGCCCAAAGCTATATTTCATTCTGCAGGCTGGATATAGATATTCATCG GAACATTCCTCACATTCATTTACATGAAAAACGGAACAATGATGATTGGTGGCATGGAGCTGAAATTCAAGTTGTTATTGAGGGAAATTGGACAACTTATCGT TCCAAGATATTGCATTACATGCGGCAAATGGCTGTTATCACTCCTTATGCCCAATTTCTTTTCAGATTTATATCAGATGCACCAGA TAAGAATGTTACTATAAAATTTGCACGGAGAACTGATGTGATGCCTCCAGTTCCTCTTGAGACAAAACACCATCCATCATCTGTTGATTTACTGCTGATCAAACGCCTCATTGCAGAAACTTCAAAACAGAATCTTTTGCAGTTTCTACAGCATGAATTTGTAAACATAGGAAAGTCACTTGCTGAACGATTAATTG GGGAAATGGGTCCAGAATTTAGCCCAAAAATGGTTGTAAAGTCTCTGACTGATCAGCAGATAGTTCGCATCAATCAGTTGTTTCGCCAAGCCAAGTTTGACGACCCTACTGGTGAT TGTCTTAGTCCTGCAGGGGAATACAATCTTCGTCTTGGAATTATAAAGGAGCTGCATCCAGATATGGTTGCAACTTATTCAGGCAG TGCTCAAGTATTTGAGGGTCACCCATTTATTGTAGAAGCCGGTGTCAGTGTGGGTGGAAAGGATGTTAAGCAA GGCTTGAATATATTTCGATTTGCAAACCGCATTCCACTTCTATTTGAGCAAGGTGCAGATGTTGTCACTAGGACTGCACTTAAGAGAATCAA TTGGGGGAGTTACAAGATTAACCAGACGCAGGATAAAATTGGTGTCTTTGTCAGTGTCGTGAGCACAAAAATCCCCTTTAAAGGGACTGGCAAGGAGTATATTGGAGATGATATTAACGAGATAGCTACAGCTGTgaag TCTGCCATTCAGCAATGCTGCATCCagctaaaatccaaaattataaagaaaatgctGGCCCGTGAGCAACAGGAGAGAAAACGAAATCTAAGCAG GTATATTCCTGATGCTACCAATGCTGTATATGATGTTTTGAAACACATGTCACAGTCACATGCATCAAAGAAGAAGCGTTACAGCGGTGAGGAAGCAGAAATACTTAGCAACATAACAGCTAATTTGATAACAAAAGAGACAATCAAGGAAAAGCTTGCTGAGCATGTTGAAAAG GTGGACCATGAAATGGCATTGGAATACGCGACACAAAGTGGAGTGACCGAAGAACCTAGAGAAGATGTATTCATCCAAACCCTTGATCCTGAAAATAAGTTCATCGAATTCCAAAGTCCCATCTTTGTTTTCAGACTAGTATGTTAG
- the LOC118028492 gene encoding beta-glucosidase 13 isoform X2: MATKNCFLPALLLVLGTVASNVAAAVPSHINVASLNRSSFPGGFIFGTASSASQYEGAAAKGGRGPSIWDFYTHRYPGKIKDGSNGDVAIDSYHRYKEDVGIMKEMDLDAYRFSISWSRILPNGKLSGGVNREGIQYYNNLINELLANGIQPFVTLFHWDLPHTLEDEYGGFLSPRIVKDYEDYAEICFKEFGDRVKYWITLNEPWTYSMGGYAAGLLAPGRCSDWQGLNCAGGDSATEPYLAAHYQLLAHARAVHLYKKKYQKTQKGVIGITLISQWFVPFSDAKHDQNAAKRALDFMLGWFMDPLTNGDYPHTMRSLVGDRLPKFSREQSEMIKGSFDFLGLNYYTTNYAAYTPHSNSRNASYLTDSRANLSTERHGVLIGPKAASDWLYIYPRGIRDLLLYVKREYRNPLIYITENGVDEFNNGSLTLKEALVDTMRVDYYYHHLDFLRRSIKDGVNVKGYFAWSLLDNFEWYAGYTVRFGINYVDYKDGLKRYPKLSAHWFKSFLKK; this comes from the exons ATGGCAACCAAAAACTGTTTCTTGCCAGCTCTGCTTCTCGTTCTTGGCACAGTGGCTTCAAATGTAGCGGCTGCTGTACCAAGCCACATTAACGTTGCTTCTCTTAACCGTAGTAGTTTTCCAGGAGGTTTCATCTTTGGGACAGCATCATCAGCTTCCCAG TATGAAGGTGCAGCAGCTAAAGGAGGCCGAGGACCCAGTATATGGGATTTTTACACCCATAGATATCCAG GTAAGATAAAGGATGGATCCAATGGAGATGTGGCTATTGATTCATATCATCGCTACAAG GAAGATGTTGGCATAATGAAGGAGATGGATTTGGATGCCTATAGATTTTCAATATCATGGTCTAGAATATTACCAA ATGGAAAGCTAAGTGGAGGTGTTAATAGAGAAGGAATCCAATACTACAACAATCTCATCAATGAGCTACTAGCCAATG GCATACAACCATTCGTAACTCTCTTTCATTGGGATCTCCCCCATACCTTAGAGGATGAGTATGGAGGTTTCTTAAGCCCTAGAATTGT GAAGGATTATGAGGACTATGCAGAGATTTGTTTCAAAGAATTTGGCGATAGAGTGAAGTACTGGATCACTTTGAATGAACCATGGACCTATAGCATGGGTGGTTATGCTGCAGGTTTGCTGGCACCAGGCCGGTGTTCAGATTGGCAAGGACTCAATTGTGCTGGTGGCGATTCAGCAACAGAGCCATATTTGGCAGCACATTATCAGCTTCTTGCCCATGCCAGAGCTGTGCATTTGTACAAGAAGAAATATCAG AAAACTCAAAAGGGAGTGATAGGGATCACATTAATTTCTCAATGGTTCGTGCCATTTTCTGACGCCAAACATGACCAGAATGCTGCCAAGCGGGCACTGGATTTCATGTTGGGATG GTTCATGGATCCATTGACAAATGGTGATTATCCGCACACAATGCGATCTCTTGTTGGAGACCGATTGCCTAAATTCTCTCGAGAGCAATCCGAAATGATAAAAGGATCATTTGATTTTCTTGGGTTGAATTACTATACTACTAATTATGCAGCTTATACGCCCCATTCTAATTCTCGGAATGCAAGCTATTTAACAGATTCTCGTGCTAATCTTTCAA CTGAGCGGCATGGTGTTTTGATAGGTCCAAAG GCAGCTTCAGATTGGCTTTACATCTATCCAAGAGGAATTCGAGACCTTTTGCTCTATGTGAAGAGAGAGTACAGAAATCCACTCATTTACATCACTGAAAATG GTGTTGATGAATTTAATAATGGTTCGTTGACTCTTAAAGAGGCCCTTGTTGACACCATGAGGGTTgattactattatcatcatCTTGACTTCCTTCGAAGATCAATCAA GGATGGTGTAAATGTGAAAGGATACTTTGCATGGTCGTTATTGGATAACTTTGAATGGTATGCAGGTTACACCGTGCGATTTGGCATCAACTATGTAGATTATAAAGATGGATTGAAGAGATATCCTAAACTTTCAGCTCACTGGTTTAAGAGCTTCCTCAAAAAATAG